The Ochotona princeps isolate mOchPri1 chromosome 26, mOchPri1.hap1, whole genome shotgun sequence genome contains a region encoding:
- the LOC101524754 gene encoding homeobox protein SIX1 produces MSMLPSFGFTQEQVACVCEVLQQGGNLERLGRFLWSLPACDHLHKNESVLKAKAVVAFHRGNFRELYKILESHQFSPHNHPKLQQLWLKAHYVEAEKLRGRPLGAVGKYRVRRKFPLPRTIWDGEETSYCFKEKSRGVLREWYAHNPYPSPREKRELAEATGLTTTQVSNWFKNRRQRDRAAEAKERENTENSNSSSNKQNQLSPLEGGKPLMSSSEEEFSPPQSPDQNSVLLLQGNVGHARSSNYSLPGLAASQPSHGLQAHQHQLQDSLLGPLTSSLVDLGS; encoded by the exons ATGTCGATGCTACCGTCTTTCGGCTTCACGCAGGAGCAAGTGGCGTGCGTGTGCGAGGTTCTGCAGCAAGGAGGGAACCTGGAGCGCCTGGGCAGGTTCCTGTGGTCGCTGCCCGCCTGCGATCACCTGCACAAGAACGAGAGCGTGCTCAAGGCCAAGGCGGTGGTCGCCTTTCACCGCGGCAACTTTCGCGAGCTCTACAAGATCCTGGAGAGCCACCAGTTCTCGCCTCACAACCATCCCAAGCTACAGCAGCTGTGGCTGAAGGCGCACTACGTGGAGGCCGAGAAACTGCGCGGCCGGCCCCTGGGCGCCGTGGGCAAGTACCGTGTGCGCCGAAAATTCCCGCTGCCCCGCACCATCTGGGACGGCGAGGAGACCAGCTACTGCTTCAAGGAGAAGTCGCGGGGCGTGCTGCGGGAGTGGTACGCGCACAACCCCTACCCCTCGCCTCGTGAAAAGCGGGAGCTGGCCGAGGCCACCGGCCTCACCACCACCCAGGTCAGCAACTGGTTTAAGAACCGGAGGCAGAGAGACCGGGCCGCCGAGGCCAAGGAAAG GGAGAACACAGAAAACAGTAACTCCTCCTCCAACAAGCAGAATCAACTCTCTCCTCTGGAAGGGGGCAAGCCGCTCATGTCCAGCTCCGAAGAGGAATTCTCACCTCCCCAAAGCCCAGACCAGAACTCGGTCCTTCTCCTGCAGGGCAACGTGGGCCACGCCAGGAGCTCAAACTATTCTCTCCCGGGCCTGGCGGCCTCGCAGCCCAGCCACGGCCTGCAGGCTCACCAGCATCAACTCCAGGACTCTCTGCTTGGTCCCCTCACCTCCAGCCTGGTGGACTTGGGGTCCTaa